A part of Bacillus thuringiensis genomic DNA contains:
- a CDS encoding DHA2 family efflux MFS transporter permease subunit, translated as MSETLHKRKPPYLMLVILFIGAFVSFLNNSLLNVALPSIMKDLDIKDFSTIQWLSTGYMLVSGILIPASAFLITRFSNRSLFITSMVIFILGTALAAVAPNFGLLLTGRMIQAAGSSVMGPLLMNIMLVSFPREKRGTAMGIFGLVMITAPAIGPTLSGYIVEYYDWRLLFEMILPLAIISLLLGIWKSENVMRQNKNAKLDYLSLLLSSVGFGGLLYGFSSASSDGWTNKVVLTTLTIGAIALIAFIIRQLKMNEPLLDLRVYKYPMFALASVIAIVNAVAMFSGMILTPAYVQNVRGISPLSSGLMMLPGAVIMGVMSPITGKLFDKYGPRILGIVGLSITAVSTYMLANLQIDSSHTHIILIYTLRMFGMAMVMMPLMTNGLNQLPTRLNPHGTAVNNTAQQVSGSIGTAILVTIMNSVTKTKAESLMADVDPATFTEATKAILTQKALLSGIQYSFYVALGMNIVALLLVFFVKRVDTSAEAIERLNR; from the coding sequence ATGAGTGAGACATTACATAAAAGAAAACCACCATATTTAATGCTTGTAATCCTTTTTATTGGCGCATTTGTTTCATTTCTAAATAACTCGCTTTTAAATGTAGCCTTGCCATCAATAATGAAGGATTTAGATATTAAAGATTTTTCAACAATCCAGTGGCTTTCTACAGGGTATATGCTTGTAAGTGGTATATTAATTCCAGCATCAGCATTTTTAATAACCCGTTTCTCCAATAGGAGCTTATTTATTACATCTATGGTGATTTTTATTCTTGGTACGGCCTTAGCGGCTGTAGCACCGAACTTTGGTTTATTACTTACTGGCCGGATGATCCAAGCAGCAGGTTCTTCAGTCATGGGGCCTTTGTTAATGAATATTATGCTGGTAAGCTTTCCAAGAGAAAAAAGGGGAACAGCAATGGGGATTTTTGGATTAGTTATGATTACAGCTCCTGCAATTGGACCGACACTATCAGGTTATATTGTAGAGTATTATGACTGGCGTTTGCTTTTTGAAATGATTTTACCGTTAGCAATCATTAGCTTACTGCTGGGGATTTGGAAATCGGAGAATGTCATGAGACAAAACAAAAATGCAAAACTTGATTATCTCTCATTACTATTATCTTCTGTCGGTTTTGGCGGTTTGTTATATGGATTCAGTTCTGCAAGCTCCGATGGCTGGACGAATAAAGTTGTCTTAACAACCTTAACCATAGGCGCTATTGCCCTAATTGCTTTCATTATCCGTCAATTAAAAATGAATGAACCATTATTGGATTTACGTGTTTACAAGTACCCAATGTTTGCACTTGCGTCTGTAATTGCAATTGTCAACGCAGTGGCCATGTTTTCGGGTATGATTTTAACACCAGCTTATGTACAAAATGTCCGTGGTATTTCACCGCTAAGCTCTGGGCTGATGATGCTTCCAGGTGCGGTAATAATGGGAGTTATGTCACCCATTACAGGTAAACTATTTGATAAATATGGTCCTCGAATTCTTGGTATAGTAGGACTTTCCATTACAGCTGTTTCAACTTATATGCTGGCAAACCTGCAAATCGACTCTAGTCACACACATATTATTCTTATTTATACGCTGCGGATGTTTGGGATGGCGATGGTGATGATGCCACTTATGACAAATGGCCTTAATCAATTGCCAACTCGCTTAAATCCGCACGGTACAGCTGTTAATAATACGGCTCAACAAGTGTCCGGTTCGATTGGTACTGCTATTCTTGTTACGATTATGAATTCTGTAACAAAAACAAAAGCTGAAAGTCTAATGGCTGATGTAGATCCAGCAACCTTCACAGAAGCTACGAAGGCAATATTAACGCAGAAGGCTTTATTATCCGGAATTCAATATTCATTCTATGTAGCGCTTGGCATGAATATTGTTGCACTACTGTTAGTTTTTTTCGTTAAACGTGTAGATACAAGCGCGGAAGCTATTGAGAGGTTAAATCGGTAG
- a CDS encoding DUF418 domain-containing protein — MNKLNAYIRIDTMDYLRGFALLGVLLVNSYQVMNNVGVNNEFHDELYSIFNRKFYPILFFLFGFGSYLFMNRSKQKTKNRYLLFLRRIGFLFVLGLIHIFYAPSGINDVLMVYAVLGLFIAMFFKCKKWNNLIVTITLIVLSIVTAFCQPVYGERIVWLELLSNISNWLSLMMLGFTMGQFKFFENIYGKLKYISIFLIVTIFAYLSLFYIQKLIVITPAGHEILEDYIVSSMIISFLLIILQWDKAKVIFSPIKYYGQMSLTNYLAQSVLLIVFSLIIGSVPINSLIICFIIHTILIVFSIMWLRSFNMGPVELLLRYFTYWGKIPNKK, encoded by the coding sequence ATGAATAAATTAAATGCGTATATAAGAATAGATACAATGGATTACTTACGAGGATTTGCCTTGTTGGGAGTCCTTCTTGTGAATAGTTATCAGGTTATGAATAATGTAGGTGTTAATAATGAATTCCATGATGAATTATATTCAATTTTTAACAGAAAATTTTACCCTATCCTATTCTTCTTATTTGGATTTGGTAGTTATCTTTTTATGAATCGATCCAAACAAAAAACAAAAAATAGATACCTTTTATTTTTACGAAGAATAGGATTTTTATTTGTACTAGGACTTATCCATATATTTTATGCACCATCTGGGATTAACGATGTGTTAATGGTGTATGCTGTACTTGGCCTATTTATTGCTATGTTTTTTAAATGTAAAAAATGGAATAACTTAATTGTAACGATTACACTAATTGTTTTATCTATAGTTACAGCATTTTGTCAACCTGTTTATGGTGAAAGGATAGTATGGCTAGAATTACTCTCAAACATAAGTAATTGGTTATCATTGATGATGCTAGGGTTTACGATGGGGCAATTTAAATTTTTTGAAAATATCTATGGGAAATTAAAGTATATTTCGATTTTCTTAATAGTTACTATTTTTGCTTATCTATCTCTATTTTATATTCAAAAGTTAATTGTCATTACTCCTGCAGGCCATGAAATATTAGAAGATTATATAGTTTCTTCAATGATTATTAGCTTTCTTCTAATTATTTTACAATGGGATAAAGCTAAAGTAATATTTTCTCCAATAAAATATTATGGACAAATGTCTTTAACAAATTATCTGGCACAAAGTGTCTTACTAATTGTTTTTAGTCTCATCATTGGTAGTGTACCTATTAATTCATTAATTATCTGCTTCATTATCCATACTATTCTAATTGTTTTTAGCATAATGTGGTTAAGGTCTTTTAATATGGGACCTGTTGAATTGTTGTTACGGTACTTCACTTATTGGGGTAAAATTCCAAATAAGAAATAA
- a CDS encoding DoxX family protein: protein MAILILINVVKVVLFLFFIMTGTKIISGKMADEFKRFGLPSFFNSLTGAFEIVGAIGMLIGIWFPMAALWAGLLLGGTMLAAALTLIVLAKDPFKKAIPALVLFVLSLGISLYHIFLT from the coding sequence ATTGCTATTTTAATATTAATCAATGTAGTAAAAGTTGTATTGTTTCTGTTCTTTATAATGACAGGTACGAAAATTATATCTGGGAAAATGGCAGATGAGTTCAAACGATTTGGTTTACCTTCGTTTTTTAATTCCTTAACTGGGGCTTTTGAGATTGTAGGAGCGATTGGAATGTTGATAGGAATTTGGTTCCCAATGGCGGCTTTATGGGCAGGATTGTTGTTAGGCGGCACGATGCTTGCAGCTGCATTAACTCTTATTGTATTAGCGAAAGATCCCTTTAAGAAAGCGATACCTGCACTTGTTTTGTTTGTCCTTAGTTTAGGGATCAGTTTGTATCATATTTTTTTAACATAA
- a CDS encoding GNAT family N-acetyltransferase translates to MNQISIVKADHQSMVGAKLNVMALEYMAFPLAGSEEKNTVEETFCKLWRQENNRFSHQYAYEAQMDGKTLGMITCYPIPVLNRLAWPTFKQLLSFRKLGFVFYNILNIKMLYSMVTSKEGEEDEFHIGTIALLPESRGLGIGTRLLEFAEEQATLQGFAKCSLTVKKENKLAIKLYQRRGYQITGEINKPTLSMYRMAKNVEPYNRL, encoded by the coding sequence ATGAATCAAATCTCTATTGTAAAGGCTGATCATCAATCCATGGTCGGTGCCAAGCTAAATGTAATGGCATTGGAATACATGGCGTTTCCACTTGCAGGATCTGAGGAGAAGAACACAGTCGAAGAGACATTTTGTAAGCTATGGCGGCAGGAGAACAACCGTTTTAGTCATCAATACGCTTATGAAGCTCAAATGGACGGGAAAACTTTAGGGATGATTACTTGCTATCCCATCCCCGTTTTAAATCGTCTTGCCTGGCCCACTTTTAAACAGCTGCTTTCATTCCGCAAGTTGGGTTTTGTTTTTTATAACATTCTGAATATCAAAATGCTTTATTCCATGGTTACCTCGAAGGAGGGAGAAGAGGACGAGTTTCACATCGGAACAATCGCTTTATTGCCCGAAAGTCGAGGACTGGGGATAGGTACCAGACTACTTGAGTTTGCTGAGGAACAGGCTACCCTGCAAGGCTTTGCCAAATGTTCTCTGACGGTAAAGAAAGAAAACAAACTTGCCATTAAATTGTATCAGAGGAGAGGCTATCAGATTACAGGTGAAATAAATAAACCAACGTTATCGATGTACAGAATGGCCAAAAACGTAGAACCTTACAACCGCTTATAA
- a CDS encoding DUF1772 domain-containing protein — translation MNELLFFKVLAFLAILTTSIVAGTVFAYSNSVMPGLRNSDDRTFVLSVRHFTSSVANPIFLFISNGALIAQIGFVVLAVYLQQFDKVILGLIAVISYVATLLITFTGNLPMNRAILSAELPVRDSGWDELRVEFESRWTLLNHTRTLTCILSVSALLIAWLIN, via the coding sequence ATGAATGAGTTATTATTTTTCAAAGTCTTAGCGTTTCTTGCTATATTGACAACAAGTATTGTTGCTGGAACCGTTTTTGCATACTCTAATTCTGTCATGCCTGGTCTGCGTAATTCGGATGATCGTACTTTCGTTCTTTCGGTTAGACACTTTACCTCATCAGTGGCTAATCCGATTTTTCTCTTTATTTCAAACGGAGCTCTTATAGCGCAGATCGGTTTTGTTGTATTAGCCGTTTACCTACAGCAATTTGATAAAGTCATTTTAGGATTAATCGCAGTGATTAGTTATGTTGCCACTCTACTAATCACTTTCACAGGAAATCTTCCGATGAATAGAGCGATTCTCTCAGCTGAACTACCTGTAAGAGATTCTGGATGGGATGAACTCAGAGTCGAATTTGAATCCCGTTGGACGTTGCTGAATCACACGCGTACCTTAACGTGCATTTTGAGTGTGTCGGCACTACTCATAGCGTGGCTTATTAATTAG
- a CDS encoding DUF1259 domain-containing protein produces MACNDELICQQFARIIGGQEGFAGGKCVATINRDEIQATILGKRFRVTSSFSFESRDNKTGRALCLGRIALLQREVNGFVATIIKQGIIVSSIHNEWLCDEPNLIYVNIEDVDDPLSFARKVRKALCN; encoded by the coding sequence ATGGCGTGTAATGATGAATTAATTTGTCAACAGTTTGCAAGAATTATAGGTGGCCAAGAAGGGTTCGCCGGTGGAAAATGTGTGGCAACAATAAATCGGGATGAAATACAAGCAACTATCTTAGGAAAACGTTTTAGAGTAACAAGTTCCTTCTCATTCGAATCACGTGATAATAAAACTGGACGAGCATTATGTTTAGGCCGGATAGCGCTATTGCAAAGAGAAGTTAATGGGTTTGTTGCTACAATTATTAAACAAGGAATAATCGTTTCGTCTATACACAATGAGTGGTTATGTGATGAGCCAAATTTAATTTACGTTAATATCGAAGACGTTGATGATCCGCTAAGCTTCGCAAGGAAAGTTAGAAAAGCGTTATGTAATTAA
- the cypD gene encoding bifunctional P-450/NADPH--P450 reductase — protein MDKKVSAIPQPKTYGPLGNLPLINKDKPTLSFIKLAEEYGPIFQIQTLSDTIIVVSGHELVAEVCDETRFDKSIEGALAKVRAFAGDGLFTSETHEPNWKKAHNILMPTFSQRAMKDYHAMMVDIAVQLVQKWARLNPNENVDVPEDMTRLTLDTIGLCGFNYRFNSFYRETPHPFITSMSRALDEAMHQLQRLDIEDKLMWRTKRQFQHDIQSMFSLVDNIIAERKSNGNQEENDLLSRMLNVQDPETGEKLDDENIRFQIITFLIAGHETTSGLLSFAIYFLLKNPDKLKKAYEEVDRVLTDPTPTYQQVMKLKYIRMVLNESLRLWPTAPAFSLYAKEDTVIGGKYPIKKGEDRISVLIPQLHRDKDAWGDNVEEFQPERFEEMDKVPHHAYKPFGNGQRACIGMQFALHEATLVMGMLLQHFEFIDYEDYQLDVKQTLTLKPGDFKIRILPRNQTISHTTVLAPTEEKLKNHEIKQQVQKTPSIIGADNLSLLVLYGSDTGVAEGIARELADTASLEGVQTEVVALNDRIGSLPKEGAVLIVTSSYNGKPPSNAGQFVQWLEELKPDELKGVQYAVFGCGDHNWASTYQRIPRYIDEQMAQKGATRFSTRGEADASGDFEEQLEQWKQSMWSDAMKAFGLEFNKNIEKERSTLSLQFVSRVGGSPLARTYEAVYASILENRELQSSSSERSTRHIEISLPEGATYQEGDHLGVLPINSEKNVNRILKRFGLNGKDQVILSASGRSVNHIPLDSPVSLYNLLSYSVEVQEAATRAQIREMVIFTACPPHKKELESLLEDGVYHEQILKKRVSMLDLLEKYEACEIRFERFLELLPALKPRYYSISSSPLVAQDRLSITVGVVHAPAWSGEGTYEGVASNYLAQRHNKDEIICFIRTPQSNFQLPENPETPIIMVGPGTGIAPFRGFLQARRVQKQKGMNLGQAHLYFGCRHPEKDYLYRTELENDERDGLISLHTAFSRLEGHPKTYVQHLIKQDRMNLISLLDNGAHLYICGDGSKMAPDVEDTLCQAYQEIHEVSEQEARNWLEHVQDEGRYGKDVWAGI, from the coding sequence ATGGATAAAAAAGTATCTGCCATTCCTCAGCCGAAAACATATGGACCGCTGGGTAATCTCCCATTAATCAATAAAGATAAACCGACTCTATCGTTTATTAAGCTGGCGGAAGAGTATGGTCCCATTTTTCAAATTCAAACTTTAAGTGATACCATCATTGTCGTTTCTGGACATGAACTGGTAGCAGAAGTCTGTGACGAAACACGGTTCGATAAAAGTATAGAGGGTGCTTTAGCAAAGGTTCGTGCCTTTGCTGGTGACGGATTATTTACAAGCGAGACTCACGAGCCGAACTGGAAAAAAGCTCATAATATTTTGATGCCTACATTTAGCCAACGGGCAATGAAAGACTATCATGCCATGATGGTCGATATTGCTGTACAACTCGTTCAAAAATGGGCACGGCTTAATCCGAATGAAAACGTAGATGTTCCGGAGGATATGACTCGCCTTACATTAGATACAATTGGTCTGTGTGGTTTTAATTACCGATTTAATAGCTTTTATCGTGAGACCCCTCATCCTTTTATTACTAGCATGAGCCGTGCTCTAGATGAGGCGATGCACCAATTGCAGCGGCTGGATATAGAAGACAAACTTATGTGGAGAACGAAACGTCAATTTCAGCATGATATTCAATCTATGTTTTCTTTAGTAGATAATATTATTGCTGAACGTAAAAGTAATGGGAATCAGGAAGAAAATGATTTACTTTCCCGTATGTTAAATGTGCAGGATCCGGAAACTGGTGAAAAATTAGATGATGAAAATATTCGTTTTCAAATTATTACCTTTTTAATAGCTGGGCATGAGACAACAAGTGGATTGTTATCTTTTGCAATCTATTTTTTATTAAAGAATCCAGATAAATTGAAAAAAGCCTATGAAGAAGTGGATCGGGTTTTAACAGATCCCACTCCAACATACCAACAAGTTATGAAACTAAAGTATATACGGATGGTTTTAAATGAATCGCTACGTCTATGGCCTACTGCTCCAGCATTCAGTCTCTATGCAAAAGAAGATACAGTAATTGGTGGTAAATACCCAATTAAGAAAGGAGAAGATCGTATTTCTGTTCTTATTCCTCAGCTACATAGGGATAAAGATGCGTGGGGAGACAATGTGGAAGAATTCCAACCTGAACGATTTGAAGAGATGGATAAGGTTCCTCATCATGCTTATAAGCCATTTGGAAATGGTCAGAGAGCATGTATCGGTATGCAGTTTGCACTTCATGAAGCCACACTCGTAATGGGAATGCTTCTTCAACATTTTGAATTCATTGATTATGAAGACTATCAGCTGGACGTAAAACAAACATTAACGCTAAAGCCTGGTGATTTTAAAATTAGGATTCTACCCCGAAATCAAACTATCAGTCATACTACTGTTCTTGCGCCTACAGAGGAGAAACTGAAAAACCATGAAATCAAGCAGCAAGTTCAGAAGACTCCTTCTATTATTGGGGCAGATAATCTTTCGCTGCTTGTTCTGTATGGCTCGGATACCGGGGTAGCAGAAGGTATTGCAAGAGAACTAGCAGATACAGCTAGTTTAGAAGGTGTTCAAACGGAAGTGGTAGCTCTTAACGATCGAATTGGAAGTCTGCCAAAAGAAGGGGCGGTTCTTATTGTAACTTCTTCTTATAATGGAAAGCCGCCAAGTAATGCAGGACAGTTTGTGCAGTGGTTGGAGGAATTAAAACCGGATGAGCTAAAAGGTGTTCAATACGCAGTTTTTGGTTGTGGAGATCATAATTGGGCTAGTACTTATCAGCGAATTCCAAGATACATTGATGAGCAAATGGCTCAAAAAGGAGCAACAAGATTTTCTACACGTGGAGAAGCGGATGCAAGTGGTGATTTCGAGGAACAGCTCGAGCAATGGAAACAAAGTATGTGGTCTGATGCGATGAAGGCATTTGGATTGGAATTTAACAAAAACATTGAGAAAGAGCGCAGTACTTTGAGTCTGCAATTTGTCAGCCGTGTTGGAGGATCTCCTCTTGCGCGAACATATGAAGCAGTTTATGCATCTATATTAGAAAATCGTGAACTTCAATCATCTAGCAGTGAAAGAAGCACGCGACATATTGAGATATCTTTGCCAGAAGGCGCTACGTATCAAGAAGGTGACCACCTTGGGGTGCTGCCAATTAATAGTGAGAAAAATGTCAACCGAATTTTAAAACGCTTTGGATTAAATGGGAAGGATCAAGTCATACTGAGTGCAAGTGGACGCAGTGTAAATCACATACCTTTAGACAGTCCTGTTAGTTTATATAACCTTCTTAGTTATAGTGTTGAAGTTCAAGAAGCAGCCACTCGAGCACAAATACGAGAAATGGTGATATTCACAGCATGCCCTCCTCATAAAAAGGAATTGGAATCATTATTGGAAGACGGAGTTTATCATGAACAAATATTAAAGAAACGTGTTTCAATGTTGGATCTTCTTGAAAAGTATGAGGCTTGTGAAATTCGATTTGAACGCTTTTTAGAACTTCTTCCGGCGCTCAAACCGCGTTACTATTCTATTTCAAGCTCTCCACTCGTTGCACAGGATCGTCTGAGTATTACGGTTGGTGTTGTTCATGCGCCTGCATGGAGTGGGGAAGGGACATATGAAGGAGTCGCTTCTAATTATTTAGCTCAGCGTCATAATAAAGATGAGATTATTTGTTTCATTCGAACGCCACAATCAAACTTTCAATTACCTGAAAATCCAGAAACACCAATTATCATGGTTGGACCAGGTACTGGAATTGCACCATTCCGTGGATTCTTACAAGCGCGTCGCGTTCAAAAGCAAAAAGGTATGAACTTAGGACAAGCACATCTATACTTTGGGTGTCGTCATCCTGAAAAGGATTATCTCTATCGTACAGAACTAGAAAATGATGAAAGAGATGGATTAATCTCTTTACACACAGCTTTTTCTCGCTTAGAAGGACATCCTAAAACATATGTACAGCATTTAATAAAACAAGATAGAATGAATTTAATTTCGTTATTAGATAATGGGGCTCATCTTTATATATGTGGTGATGGAAGTAAAATGGCTCCTGACGTAGAAGATACCCTTTGTCAAGCATATCAAGAAATTCATGAAGTTAGTGAACAAGAAGCAAGGAATTGGTTGGAACATGTGCAAGATGAAGGGCGATATGGAAAAGATGTTTGGGCTGGTATATGA
- a CDS encoding VOC family protein: protein MPVRRIEHVGLMVANLETSISFYEEVVGLQLIKRMGHPNPDLQLAFLGVEESKETILELIEGYNSSLPAEGKIHHICFKVDSLEEEIERLKKHEITFLLGEEIEILPDGTRYIFFAGPDGEWIEFFETER from the coding sequence ATGCCAGTTAGAAGAATCGAACACGTTGGACTGATGGTTGCAAACTTAGAAACATCTATTTCATTTTATGAAGAAGTAGTCGGCTTACAGCTCATTAAACGTATGGGGCACCCGAATCCAGACTTACAACTCGCTTTTTTAGGTGTAGAAGAATCGAAGGAAACGATACTGGAACTCATTGAAGGTTACAACTCTTCTCTTCCGGCAGAAGGAAAAATACATCATATTTGCTTTAAAGTGGATTCATTAGAAGAGGAAATCGAAAGACTAAAGAAACACGAAATAACTTTTTTACTGGGAGAAGAAATTGAAATATTACCAGATGGAACACGTTACATATTCTTCGCTGGTCCTGATGGAGAATGGATTGAGTTTTTTGAAACGGAGAGATAA
- a CDS encoding MarR family winged helix-turn-helix transcriptional regulator, with protein MNLHDLIGYLVHRTDVKMTNYFTKKLKPFGVTPEQWGIISVLCSQRATTQKELAEAIDKDQTTVVRMIQSMERKGIVKKALNDQDRRSHNLFLTEKGDELKKTILPVVTDAHHFVTSNLSEEEIKVLQSLLNKLYDTRY; from the coding sequence ATGAACTTACATGATTTAATAGGCTATCTTGTTCATCGTACGGATGTGAAAATGACCAATTATTTTACGAAGAAATTAAAGCCTTTTGGAGTTACGCCAGAGCAGTGGGGGATTATTAGTGTTCTTTGTAGCCAAAGGGCCACTACTCAAAAAGAGTTAGCAGAAGCTATTGATAAAGATCAAACTACTGTCGTAAGAATGATACAGTCAATGGAGAGAAAAGGGATTGTAAAGAAGGCTTTGAATGACCAAGATAGGCGTTCACACAACCTTTTTTTAACTGAAAAAGGTGACGAGTTAAAGAAAACAATCTTGCCTGTAGTGACAGACGCTCACCATTTCGTTACGAGTAATTTGAGCGAGGAAGAGATTAAAGTATTACAATCGTTATTAAACAAATTGTATGATACACGTTATTAA
- a CDS encoding serine/threonine protein kinase produces MSINSFVGLIKDELLKEVSIRSEDDFEPVVVKDIPRLWKCLGMGNYAAVFMHKEYKDWVVKIYAREGEGIEKESEVYRKIGNHPSYSKLIYKGENFIVLKRLKEITLYDAVHKGIKIPKQVILDINEALEYAREQGLTPCDVHGKNVMMENGRGYVVDVSDFLKTKEDTKWRDLEKAYFRFYLPVIYKFPFPIKIPYFILNIVRRSYRKYKKLKKKFKL; encoded by the coding sequence ATGAGTATAAACAGTTTTGTGGGATTGATAAAGGACGAATTATTAAAAGAGGTAAGCATAAGAAGTGAGGATGACTTCGAGCCTGTAGTAGTTAAAGATATTCCTAGACTTTGGAAGTGTTTAGGGATGGGTAATTATGCCGCAGTATTTATGCACAAAGAATACAAAGATTGGGTAGTGAAAATTTACGCACGAGAAGGAGAAGGAATTGAAAAAGAGTCAGAAGTATACCGAAAAATCGGAAATCATCCTTCTTATTCGAAGCTTATATATAAAGGAGAAAATTTCATAGTATTGAAACGTTTAAAAGAAATTACCTTATACGATGCTGTTCATAAGGGGATTAAAATTCCTAAGCAGGTGATCCTTGATATCAATGAAGCTTTAGAGTATGCAAGGGAACAAGGATTAACTCCTTGTGATGTTCACGGAAAAAATGTGATGATGGAAAACGGAAGGGGATATGTAGTCGATGTATCTGATTTCTTAAAAACAAAAGAAGATACTAAGTGGAGAGACCTAGAAAAGGCATATTTTAGATTTTATTTACCTGTCATTTATAAATTTCCTTTCCCTATTAAAATACCGTATTTTATATTAAACATTGTTAGACGTTCGTATAGAAAATATAAGAAGCTTAAAAAGAAATTCAAATTGTAA
- a CDS encoding monooxygenase: protein MAYLLQVDFPFEGPFGEEMEKGFWNLAKSINEEEGFHWKIWTENQETKEAGGIYVFEEKQDAEKYAEMHKNRLEAAGVKEIRVRIFNINEKLTELNRGYIK from the coding sequence ATGGCATATTTATTACAGGTTGATTTTCCTTTTGAAGGTCCATTTGGTGAAGAAATGGAAAAAGGATTTTGGAATTTAGCAAAAAGTATTAACGAAGAAGAAGGATTCCACTGGAAAATATGGACAGAGAATCAAGAAACGAAAGAAGCTGGAGGCATTTATGTATTTGAGGAAAAACAAGATGCTGAAAAATACGCTGAAATGCACAAGAACAGACTTGAAGCAGCAGGTGTTAAAGAGATTAGAGTAAGAATTTTTAACATTAATGAAAAGTTAACAGAACTGAATCGTGGGTATATTAAATAA
- a CDS encoding YwbE family protein, giving the protein MLKKLLLFVLMSLCVMALSACKGDEEKLKVAEEEQKIDEDKKVAEEEKRKQEEQQRVEEEKRKQEEQQRAEEEKRKQEEQQRAEEEKRKQEEQQRAEEEKRKQEEQQRVEEEKRKQEEQQRVEEKRKQQEQKTQQQQSIQQERTQKQEKTTQATGGKPTRSQISVGSHVVIQLDNDYSKTVSGVVKDILTHSETHTYGIKVRLQDGQIGRVQSVN; this is encoded by the coding sequence ATGTTAAAGAAATTGTTATTATTTGTACTTATGAGCTTGTGTGTAATGGCTTTAAGTGCTTGTAAAGGTGATGAAGAAAAATTAAAAGTAGCAGAGGAAGAGCAAAAAATAGATGAAGATAAAAAAGTAGCAGAGGAAGAAAAACGTAAGCAAGAAGAGCAACAAAGAGTAGAAGAAGAGAAGCGTAAACAAGAAGAGCAGCAAAGAGCAGAAGAAGAGAAGCGTAAACAAGAAGAGCAACAAAGAGCAGAAGAAGAGAAGCGTAAACAAGAAGAGCAGCAAAGAGCAGAAGAAGAGAAGCGTAAACAAGAAGAGCAGCAAAGAGTAGAAGAAGAGAAGCGTAAGCAAGAAGAGCAGCAAAGAGTAGAAGAAAAACGTAAACAACAAGAGCAGAAGACTCAGCAACAACAGTCTATACAACAAGAGAGAACACAAAAACAAGAAAAAACAACACAAGCAACAGGTGGGAAACCAACAAGATCACAAATTTCAGTTGGTTCACATGTAGTTATTCAATTAGATAATGACTATAGTAAAACTGTAAGTGGTGTTGTGAAAGACATTTTAACACATAGTGAAACACATACATACGGTATTAAAGTTCGATTACAAGATGGACAAATTGGCCGTGTTCAAAGTGTTAACTAG